A stretch of Acropora palmata chromosome 9, jaAcrPala1.3, whole genome shotgun sequence DNA encodes these proteins:
- the LOC141892058 gene encoding FUN14 domain-containing protein 1B-like, which produces MSQSEPEDDVDGFEIIETSRAKNLAEQLITMDLWERPPMQQIAIGGMSGWFAGYVCKRVGKITLSAIGGSILVMQIAYRAGYIKINWKRMENDMDKISKKVKKQVKRIEQNDDFEKGIVALANRGYKYARRNVVAASGFAGGFLLGFVL; this is translated from the exons ATGTCACAGA GCGAACCAGAGGACGACGTTGATggttttgaaataattgaaaCATCAAGAGCAAAAAATTTGGCAGAGCAGCTGATTACCATGGATTTATGGGAAAGACCGCCAATGCAGCAAATCGCGATCGGGGGAATGTCCGGCTG GTTTGCGGGATATGTCTGTAAAAGAGTTGGTAAAATTACACTCTCGGCCATTGGAGGAAGCATCCTTGTGATGCAG ATAGCTTACAGAGCAGGATACATAAAGATCAACTGGAAGAGAATGGAAAACGACATGGACAAGATCAGCAAGAAGGttaaaaaacaagtcaagaggATTGAACAAAAcgatgattttgaaaaaggaataGTTGCTTTGGCAAATAGG ggTTACAAATATGCCAGACGTAATGTTGTTGCTGCCTCTGGATTTGCTGGAGGATTTCTGTTGGGCTTTGTATTGTAA
- the LOC141892678 gene encoding tyrosine-protein kinase receptor Tie-1-like: MEGRKIARLLQQRYRMPNPEHVDNDLYQIMMNCWQREPKARPSFSDLTQQLKLMENQHKKLINMNIYDNTLYANLEDLNA; the protein is encoded by the exons ATGGAAGGCAGGAAAATTGCAAGGTTACTTCAACAAAGATACAGGATGCCGAATCCAGAGCATGTTGACAATGACTT GTACCAAATCATGATGAATTGCTGGCAAAGGGAACCAAAAGCCAGACCATCATTCAGTGATTTAACACAGCAGCTTAAACTCATGGAAAACCAGCACAAG AAGTTGATCAATATGAACATCTACGACAACACACTGTACGCGAATCTTGAGGATTTGAACGCATGA